The DNA segment GGCGGCCGAACCCGCCGGCGAGGTAGAAGACGTCGAGATCCTCGAACCGCACGCCGTAGCGCTCCATCACGATGAACAGGCCCGCGACGTTGGCGCCCTTGGCCTGCGCCAGCTCGTTGATGTCGGCCTCGCGCAGCACGATCGGGCGTTCGCCGCGCGCGTCGAGCACCACCTGGCTCTCGCCGTCCTCGAGCCGGCCGAGCGCGTTCATCCGCCCGGTCCTCAGCAGCTCGCCCAGCGCGTCCACCAGCCCCGAGCCACAGATGCCCTCGGCGGGGCCCCCGCCGATGGTGGCGGTGCGGAACGCGCCGTCCGGCAGGATGCGCACCTGCTCGATGGCGCCCGGCAGGCCCGGCATCCCGCACAGGATCTTCCCGCCCTCGAACGCCGGCCCCGCCGGGCAGGACGCGGCGAGGATCCTGTGCCGGTTCCCGACGATCAGCTCGGTGTTGGTGCCGATGTCCATCACGGCCACCAGGCGCTCCTCGCGCTCGATGTCCACGGCCAGCATGCAGGCCGCCGCGTCGGCGCCGACGTGGCCGCTCACGATCGGCAGCCCGTAGACCCGCGCCCTGGGGTGGATCGGGAGGCGCAGCCGCGCCGGCGTGGCCGTCACGCAGGTGCCGGCGCGCTGCCCGTCGCGCGCCTCGACCTCGGTGATGGAGCGGTAGGGGTTCTGGCCGATCGAGTACACGTCGAGCCGGAAGAACAGGTCCCGCATCGTCGAGTTGCCGGCGACCACCATCTCGTAGATGGCGTGCGGGTCCACGCGGAACTCCTCGATCGCGTGGGTGAGGTACCCGGCGAGGGTGCGCTGGAGCAGCTTCCCGCGGTGGTGGGTGTCGAAGTGGATCCGCGACATCACGTCGGAGCCGCCGAACCGCTGCGGGTTCTCGAACGACGTGTCGGCGACCGCCTCGCCGCTCTCCAGGTCGAACAGCCGCAGCACCACCGTGGTGGTGCCGAGGTCGGCCGCGAGCCCCAGCAGCGGGGTGCCGGCCGCGGCGCGCGCGATGGGCCTGCCGTCGAGCAGCACCCGCTCGCCGTCCCGCGTCACGCACGGATCCCGCGGCACGCTGGCGAGGTGCACGGGGAGGTCGAGCGCGTGGCGCTCGATCCGCATCTCGCCGCGCCGCATCGTGTGGCAGCGCACCAGGCGCGGCGCCGCCGCGCCCTCCGGCACGGGCAGCACCCGCGCCTGGCACGAGAGGCGGAGGATTCCCGAGAGGTGGCTCTCGGCCGCGGTCCGCGGCGAGAGGTGCTCCATCCCCTCGGCGACCTCGACCATGCACTCCTTGCACTTGCCCTGGGTGATGCACGAGGTGGGGACGAACACGCCGAGCGCGCGCGCGGCGTCGAAAATCGACGTGCCCGGCCGGACGGTGCCGCGCCGGTGGTTGACGTGGAGCTCCACTCCGATCACGCGGGGCGGCTCAGCGCTGGATCCGCGCGCTGGCGCCCTGCGCGTAGGCGCGGACCTGCTCCAGGGTCGCCATCGTCGTGTCGCCGGGGAAGGTGGTCACGAGCGCCCCGTGCGCCCAGCCGAGCTTCACCGCCGCCTCGGGCGTCTCCCCCGCCAGCAACCCGTAGAAGAAGCCGCTGGCGAAACCGTCGCCGCCCCCCACCCGGTCGCGCACGTCGAGGTCGCAGGTCGGCGCGGCGCAGCGCTTCCCCGCCACCCACGCCACCGCGGTCCACGCGTGCCGGTTGGCCGAGTGCACCTCGCGCAGCGTCGTGGCCACCGCCTTGATGCCGGGGTACTTCGCGGTCACCGCGTCGATCATCGCGTAGAAGCGGCCCGGATCGAGCCCGGAGGCGGCGGCGGCCGCGGGTCCCCCGACGCCGAGGGCCTGCTGCAGGTCCTCCTCGTTGCCCACCAGCACGTCCACCTGCTCGACGATGCGGCCGATCACCTCGGCGGCCCGGGTCGCGCCGCCCCAGATGCTCCACAGCCGCTCGCGGTAGTTGAGGTCGAAGCTGGTGACGGCGCCGGCGGCCTTCGCGGCCTGCATCGCCTCGAGGATCAGCGGCCCGGTCGTGGCCGAGAGCGAGGCGAAGATCCCGCCGCTGTGGAACCAGCGCACCCCGCCGGCGAAGACGGCCTTCCAGTCGAAGTCGCCGGGCCCGAGCCGCGCGGCGGCCTCGTTGCTGCGGTTGTAGAACACGACCGGCGCGCGCACCCCGTGCCCACGGTCGCTGTAGACGGTGGCCATGTTGGGGCCGGTCACCCCGTCGTGCGCGAAGCGCTTGTAGAACGGGCGCACGCCCATCGCCCGCACCCGCTCCGCGATCAGGTCGCCGATCGGGTAGTCCACCATCGCGGTGACGATCGCCGTGTTGAGGCGGAAGCAGTCGGCGAGGTTCGCCGCGACGTTGAACTCGCCGCCGCTCACGTGGATGTCGCACCGGGTCGCCTTGCGGAACGGCACGACGCCCGGGTCGAGCCGGTGCACCAGCGCGCCGAGGCTCACGAGGTCGAGTGCGCCGGCCGCGGGGATCTTCAGGTCATGCGCCACGCGAAGCTCCGGATGAGTGAGGGCGCGGGCGGCCTCGCGTCACGACGCCGCCGCGCGGGGCGGGAGGCCGAACGGGTCGTCGCGCAGCCGGTACAGCGTCTCGCCGGCCTGGGGCACCAGCAGCCGGCCCTCCCCTTCCCGGTCGCGCCACGCCTCGGGGTGGATGGAGGCCGGATCCCGCCAGCCGAGGTTGATCTTGCGGCACAGGGCCTCCGGGATGCCGGTCGCCAGCGTCACGGTGGTCCGCGGGCGCTCCCGGCCGTCCTCGTAGCTGCCGAGCCCCTTCACGTGGGTCGAGTGCGCGAGGATGCCCCCGGGCACGTCGGCGAACCGCGCCATCTGCT comes from the Gemmatimonadales bacterium genome and includes:
- a CDS encoding sugar kinase — encoded protein: MAHDLKIPAAGALDLVSLGALVHRLDPGVVPFRKATRCDIHVSGGEFNVAANLADCFRLNTAIVTAMVDYPIGDLIAERVRAMGVRPFYKRFAHDGVTGPNMATVYSDRGHGVRAPVVFYNRSNEAAARLGPGDFDWKAVFAGGVRWFHSGGIFASLSATTGPLILEAMQAAKAAGAVTSFDLNYRERLWSIWGGATRAAEVIGRIVEQVDVLVGNEEDLQQALGVGGPAAAAASGLDPGRFYAMIDAVTAKYPGIKAVATTLREVHSANRHAWTAVAWVAGKRCAAPTCDLDVRDRVGGGDGFASGFFYGLLAGETPEAAVKLGWAHGALVTTFPGDTTMATLEQVRAYAQGASARIQR
- a CDS encoding ASKHA domain-containing protein — protein: MIGVELHVNHRRGTVRPGTSIFDAARALGVFVPTSCITQGKCKECMVEVAEGMEHLSPRTAAESHLSGILRLSCQARVLPVPEGAAAPRLVRCHTMRRGEMRIERHALDLPVHLASVPRDPCVTRDGERVLLDGRPIARAAAGTPLLGLAADLGTTTVVLRLFDLESGEAVADTSFENPQRFGGSDVMSRIHFDTHHRGKLLQRTLAGYLTHAIEEFRVDPHAIYEMVVAGNSTMRDLFFRLDVYSIGQNPYRSITEVEARDGQRAGTCVTATPARLRLPIHPRARVYGLPIVSGHVGADAAACMLAVDIEREERLVAVMDIGTNTELIVGNRHRILAASCPAGPAFEGGKILCGMPGLPGAIEQVRILPDGAFRTATIGGGPAEGICGSGLVDALGELLRTGRMNALGRLEDGESQVVLDARGERPIVLREADINELAQAKGANVAGLFIVMERYGVRFEDLDVFYLAGGFGRHLDLDSARRIGLIPNLDGARIRQVGNAAIEGASIALLSRARRAELEQLVERVEHVRLETHPDFFHYFVEGCQFQPVETPVAPPPAPGAPR